One genomic segment of Bacillus solimangrovi includes these proteins:
- a CDS encoding helix-turn-helix domain-containing protein: MKKTDILNSKTTLEYLVLINDKSYSQIGKELNITPQQFSDWIKKRRPIPKERLQLLCQYFDLDKEYLVDEKQFTRNLNPITKIDIQMLLAKKKIELEPENNELYTEKVKELEKERVKQVRIGRLASILHREDERINEMIDQFLDKIEADNIDE; encoded by the coding sequence ATGAAGAAAACAGACATATTAAATTCGAAGACAACCTTAGAGTATTTGGTTTTAATTAATGACAAGTCTTATTCTCAGATTGGCAAAGAATTAAATATCACACCCCAACAATTTTCAGATTGGATTAAGAAACGACGACCCATTCCTAAAGAACGATTACAATTACTATGCCAGTACTTCGATTTGGATAAAGAATATTTAGTGGATGAGAAACAATTTACTAGGAATCTTAATCCAATTACGAAAATTGACATTCAAATGTTATTAGCAAAAAAGAAAATTGAATTGGAACCTGAAAATAACGAATTGTACACCGAAAAGGTGAAAGAGCTTGAAAAAGAACGTGTCAAACAAGTAAGAATCGGGCGTCTAGCATCAATTCTTCATAGAGAAGATGAGCGTATAAACGAGATGATTGACCAATTTTTAGACAAAATTGAAGCAGACAACATAGATGAATAA
- a CDS encoding GIY-YIG nuclease family protein gives MDNNQKLKKLQYKQTHTEMGIYQIENQSNGKVLLGSSMDLKGIINRQKFELKFNNHKNKDLQNDWNILGEGNFSFEILEKIKPEEEIVTDLGDLKKYQKKLKTLEEKWFEILKPYEENGYHKIK, from the coding sequence ATGGATAACAACCAAAAATTGAAAAAGCTGCAATATAAACAAACTCATACTGAAATGGGTATTTATCAAATTGAAAATCAATCAAATGGTAAGGTCTTGCTAGGTAGTAGTATGGATTTAAAAGGAATTATCAACCGTCAAAAGTTTGAGTTAAAATTTAATAATCATAAAAATAAAGATTTGCAGAACGACTGGAACATACTTGGGGAAGGCAATTTTTCATTTGAAATTCTAGAAAAAATTAAACCTGAAGAAGAGATTGTAACTGATTTAGGCGATCTAAAAAAATATCAAAAGAAATTAAAAACATTAGAAGAAAAGTGGTTTGAAATATTGAAGCCGTATGAAGAAAACGGGTATCACAAAATTAAGTGA
- a CDS encoding DUF4230 domain-containing protein, producing the protein MKNKETIDRLEEIVQEMKRAKQETAATYVEPRASRSGELLGVFLKTWGKWLFLLTLFVIISGAGVFWYMTQSSATNETGSYVTEVRELSKLATAEAFVKTVIEHEDNQLFGKDINVNVPGTKRKVLLIIPGNILAGVDLQQVSENDINIDEEKKTMHITLPHAQLLQEPSLDVDEVKLFSVEGVFRGDVDWEEGFEFAAEAKQQMIEEATEMGLFTRAEEQAEKVLQQFFAKLGYEVEVMYE; encoded by the coding sequence GTGAAGAACAAAGAAACAATCGATAGATTAGAAGAAATTGTACAAGAGATGAAACGGGCGAAGCAAGAAACTGCCGCAACATATGTTGAACCTCGTGCAAGCCGTTCTGGAGAATTATTAGGGGTTTTTCTGAAAACGTGGGGGAAATGGCTGTTTCTTCTTACGTTATTTGTAATCATAAGTGGAGCAGGCGTGTTTTGGTACATGACTCAATCTAGTGCAACTAACGAGACTGGTAGTTATGTAACTGAGGTAAGAGAATTATCAAAGCTTGCAACAGCTGAAGCATTCGTGAAGACGGTAATTGAACATGAGGATAATCAATTATTTGGAAAAGATATCAATGTGAATGTCCCTGGTACGAAACGAAAAGTGTTGTTAATTATTCCAGGTAATATTCTAGCGGGTGTGGACTTACAGCAAGTTTCAGAAAATGATATTAATATAGATGAAGAAAAGAAAACAATGCACATTACATTGCCACATGCACAACTACTACAAGAGCCATCGTTGGATGTCGATGAAGTGAAGCTATTTTCTGTTGAAGGAGTTTTTCGTGGAGATGTAGATTGGGAAGAAGGATTTGAATTTGCAGCGGAAGCGAAGCAACAAATGATTGAAGAAGCAACGGAGATGGGCCTATTCACACGTGCAGAAGAGCAAGCTGAAAAAGTATTGCAGCAATTCTTCGCTAAGTTAGGATATGAGGTCGAAGTGATGTATGAATAA